From the Toxoplasma gondii ME49 chromosome VIIa, whole genome shotgun sequence genome, one window contains:
- a CDS encoding hypothetical protein (encoded by transcript TGME49_203682~Predicted trans-membrane domain (TMHMM2.0):47-67:134-153) — MHFLIVLCALTLPHTKRWLHFFQYICQFSCTTQISTMGRQQASFASRIMLWRGFLIVVTSLTVLVAVTDTSASAAFMADEPRSASRDLAIPVGALENGSTGFSDGDGSARAFTRAAVHSKRKNRCGCSLTRKQKLAVGVVISLGMLLAGFFIYKRGFGRKYALVYVILTPYTK; from the exons ATGCACTTTTTGATTGTCCTCTGTGCCCTCACTCTCCCCCACACTAAACGGTGGCTTCATTTTTTCCAGTACATTTGCCAGTTTTCGTGTACTACACAGATATCGACCATGGGGCGTCAGCAAGCATCCTTTGCGTCGCGGATCATGTTGTGGCGTGGCTTCCTCATTGTGGTCACCTCTTTAACCGTGCTTGTTGCTGTCACTGACACAAGTGCATCTGCGGCATTCATGGCGGACGAACCACGTTCTGCTAGTCGCGATCTCGCGATCCCAGTCGGTGCACTTGAAAACGGTTCTACAGGTTTTAGTGACGGGGATGGAAGCGCAAGGGCCTTTACAAGGGCAGCCGTCCACTCtaaacgaaaaaacaggtGCGGCTG CTCCCtgacgagaaagcagaaactcGCTGTAGGCGTGGTCATCTCGCTTGGAATGCTTCTGGCGGGATTTTTCATATACAAACGAG GATTCGGGAGAAAGTACGCACTTGTCTACGTGATACTGACACCGTACACAAAATAA